ATCGGCGGAGTGGACTTACTGAAAAAGCTTTCGCCTAAAAGCAACACGGAGCAGGCTTCCGACTCGCCTTCCATGCCGTCGGCGTCTTCGGAATCGGAAGACCAGGCTTCGTCGGAATCAACGGCAAGTACGGACACGGAGGCCACCGACGAAGCGGGTTCCCGACCGACGTTTAGCTACACCCCGCCCGCCCCGGAAAATGGCAAGCTGAAAGGCGTGGTGGAACTGGGAGCCAGCGGTTTCAACTCGTTTATCATCACAGTTGACCCCAAGAAAAACTGGAAGCTGGAGAAATCCGAATTCGGCAACAGCCTGGTGCTCGAGAACATGGCGACCGATCAGGACATCCGCGAGGGCCTGAAAAAGTACATTGCCCAGATGCTGAACTTTGGCGTCGCCGGGCGGGACATCCACTTTGTGGTTAGTTCGGGGGCTGTGAAAGCCGAGAACACGCAAAAAATCATCCGGGCGCTGAAATCGCTGAATTACGTAGTCAATACCGTTACGCCCGAGCAGGAAGGAAAGCTGGCGCTGCGGTCGGTGCTGCCGAAGGATTTTGAAAGCAACGCATTCGTGGTGGACATTGGCTCGGGGAACACTAAAATTTCGTGGAAAAACGGCGGCCAAACCTCCGCTCTGGAGAGCTACGGAGCCAAGTATTTCCAGAACGGCGACGACGATGCGAAGGTGTACAGCGAAGTAAAAGCCAAAGCGGCTGAGGTCCCGGCTTCGAACCGCAAAACCTGCTTCATCATCGGCGGGGTTCCGTTCGAACTGGCGAAAGAGGTGCGCAACGGCAAAGAACGCTACACGGTTCTGAACACCCCCTCGGCTTACAAATCGACCGAAGCCAAAACCAAAGCCGGGGTCAACATTTACAAAGCCATCGCCGATGGAACAAACTGCAATCAGTTTGTTTTCGACTGGGATGCTAACTTTACCATTGGTTACTTGCTGACGTTGTAATAGAATGGGTTATTTCGCGGAGGTAAGTGGAGTTTTCCGGAGGTAAGCGGAGCCTCTGCTAAGCTCTGAACCCCTCTGCTTACCTCCGCGAAATAACCCCTTGACCTTCTCAATGACTCTACAGGACTTCTTCCAATCGGTTTCTTCCAACCCCGCCCTGCTGACGGTATTGCTGTTGTCCGTTCCGGCGCTGGCCTTTCTTGTCAACCTGTGGTCGGGCGGGCAGGCGGAAGAAATCTGGCGGTGGCGGTTTGTGTATGCAACGCTGGTGTACCTGGCCTGCATCCCCGGCATATTCGCCGTTACGCTCAACATTTATCTGTTTCTCTTCGAGCGGCAAAGCATCTGGCAAATGAACCTGGTCACGCAGGTTCTGCCGGTTATCACGATGATAGCCACCCTGATGCTGATCAAACGCAAGCTTCCCTTCGCCTACATTCCCGGTTTTGGTAAGCTGTCGGGCTTCATGACGCTCATTGCGGCCGTGATCGGTATTCTCTGGTTCATCGACCGCACCCGGATCTACGCTGTCACTTACATTCCGTTTGCTTACATTGCCGTTGGCTTTGTTGGGGTATTGCTGCTCATCCGGTTTGCCTGGAGCAAATTATTCTGACTTATTCCAGTTTGGGCAACCGTCCTTTTGTGAGTTGCGTCAGTTGCTGCAACGCCGTCTGCTGCTCCGGCGGCAATCCCGAGTGGGTCAGCCAGTTTTCGTACAACTCGAAACTCCAGCCATAGATGGGGGCCGCGTGACTGGACACAAAGTTGCTCATCTCCGTCAGAATTTCCACATTGGGCTTTTCGCGCTTCAACACCTGGATACTGCTTTCCAAATATTTTTCCAGTGTGGCAAACCCTTGCCCGAGTTCGCGCTTTTCGATGCGTTGCAGCTCAATCCGGGCCTGGTCGGGCTGCCCAACCATCAGGTTTAATTCAACCACCGTCAGTTTTACGGCGACGTGGGCATGGGAAGCCTTTCCGTATTCCTCAATCGCTTTCCGGTAGCTGGTCTTCGCTTCGGCCACTTTATTTTTCAGCATCAGATACCGTCCCTGTTCCGTCAGCAGGCTGCCACCCAGTTGCGGATCGCCTTTGACGGCCGTAAATCGCTGTACCGCCACAGTTATATCGACTAGTGCAGCATCAATCTGACCTAATTTGGCTTTTGCGTTGGCCCGCCCCCGCAGCGCCAGTTGGAAGGGCTGATCAAATTGTAATTTCTGAAGCGGGTCCTGCGACGGCACGCCCCCGGTTAGTTTATTGTTTAGCTGAATGCTTCGGTTATAATCGGCCACGGCTTCCGGGAAGTTTTGCCGAAAAGCGTGCATATCGGCCCGTTGGGCAAAGAGCACAATCTGCATGGTGTCCGGGGCATACTCAATGGCCTTGTCAAAATTAGCAAACGCTTCGGTCCAGTTCCGCTGCCCGGCCATCCGAAATGCATTCTGAACATACGTGGATGCCACACCCTGGTTAGGCTTGGCAATTTTTTCCATAGGAATCAAACCCGCTTCTGCCATCGCCAGCCGCAGGTGTTCTTTGAAGTGAAAGTTAGTATTCAGCGGTTTAGGCAGTAGGTTATCATTCAGTTCAATTCGGCGTAAATTCGGACTTTCCAACAAGTCGACTGGAAGTTCGGTCAGGCGGTTTTGCCCAAGATTTAGATTATGGACCGGAAAACTCTTCCAGTCAATTGCCGGCAATCGTTCCAGATTGCAATGGAATAGCGTTAAATGGAATAACTTTTTGAGCTGACGCACTTTGGCAAACGTATCGTCGCCGTCGAGACCGGTCTGATTGGCCAGGAATAGGTTTTTGAGGTTCTGGCAATAGACGATGCTATCGGGCAATTGCTGTAGACCGGCATACTCGGTTTCGGATGCATTTTCAAAATCCCCGATCTGCAGCGTGTGCAACTGAGTCAACCGTCCGATGGATTCCGGTAAAGCCAGCAGCCTGGTCCGGCCCAGATACAGGGATTGCAGTTTGGTCAGATTCCCCAGCGACGCGGGCAGAATTGTCAGTTCATTGCCGAAAAGTTCGAGGTTTTGTAATTTAGTAAGTTGCCCCAGTCCGGAAGGCAGGACCTTCAACTTTGTATTTCCGGCGTGAAGAAAGGTAAGCTCCCGGCATTGCCCGATGCTTTCCGGCAAAAGCTCCAGCGGATTCTGGCCGACCAGAAGCGTCTGGAGTTTTGTCAGCTTGCCCAACTCCCGGGGTAAAACCGCTATTCGATTTGAATTTAAGGCCAGGTAAGTCAGTTTGGAAAGCTGACCCAACGCAGCGGGGATGGACGACAGCTTGTTGTTATTCAGGTTCAGTTCCCGCAAACCCGTCATCCGGAACAAAACGCCGGGCACCTCTTCCAACTGGTTCGACGACAAGTCAACCCATTGCAACGAATCCAGCCCGCTCATGGACTCCGGCAGTTGGGTCAATTTATTGGAGCTCAAGGCCAGTTGTTGCAATTTTCGCAGCTGGCCTATCTCGGCGGGAAGTCGCTGCAACTGATTTTCGGCCACATCCAGCCGCCGGAGTTTCTCCAACTTGCCAAGCCGGGCAGGTAAGGCCGTTAACGGATTCAGCTGGAGTGACAAGTTGGTCAAATTCGTCAGATCGCCAATGGTTTCCGGCAATTGCACGAGTTTGTTATTCGACAGATCGAGTTCAACCAAAGCCGTTAGCCGACCGATCGAGGGAGGCAGATACCGCAACTGGTTGCTGTAAATGGTCAGCAGGGTAATTCCGCCCAACTTGTCAAAATCGAAACCGAGTGTATCCAGTTGATTTCCAGCCAACATCAGAGATTTCAACTGGGTTAACTCCCCCAACGATCCGGGTACTTTTCGCAGCTGACACCCGGTTGCCTGTAAGACGTTCAACTGCTTTAATGACCCCAATTGGACGGGCAATTCACCCAGCGGATTGTTATTTAAGATTAACTCTTTGAGACTCTTCCATTCGGTCATCGCGGAAGGCAGTTCCCGGAGCTGGCACTCCGCCAGGTTAAGTTTTTCAAGCGCACTCAGTCCGTTCAGCGTTTCCTTTCCGAAAGTTAGCTGTCGGTTCATCTGGAGATCAACCTCTTTTAGCTTCTTCAACTGCCCTAAATCCGGCACGGTTTGCAGGTTGGTTCCGGCCAGTTTCAGAATTTCCAGTTCGGTTAGCTTGCCCAGAAACGTCCAGTTCTGATCCGGGTTCAGTGGCAGATAATTTAATGTCAATTCCCTAAGCTTCGTTAAGTCGCCCAGTGAGGCTGGCAGCGAAACCGAACTTCTGCCCGTGTGAATGGTCAGGGAAGTTAGCTGCCTTACGTTGCCGAGTTCCGACGGAATAGCGCCCAGGTCACCGTAGCCCGAAAAAATCAACTTGCGGAGCTTGGGCATCCCGGCCAGCGCGGCAAAGGTTTGTTGCCGATCAATTTCCCACAGCGTTACCTCCAGCCGCTCCACTTCGGCGAGTTGCTGCAACGAAGCGGGTAGCGAAATGGCGGGAACGCGGCCCACTTTCCCCGAATTGACCTGGGCAATCGACAGGCGCTGCAACCGCTTCAGCTGACTCACCGCCCGCCATAAAGCCTCGGTAGACGTGAGGGAATCGACCTCCAAACTCAACACCCGCACGTCTTTCAACTCCGCCAGCCGTTCCACATTTCCTGCTTTCAATACGTCGAGGTTGACTTGCAACGACTGAATGGGCTGCCTGTCCGCTTTACCGACCAGTTCCGCCAGATTTTTGTAGCTCGTTGGTGATGGGTATTTCTGGTAGAAATCCTCCTCCGGCGCCGTTTTGGGTTTATAAACCGGATTCCAGGTTACCAGGACGTCCAGTTCGGAATCACTCAACAGACGGTCCTGGGCCGAAACCCGTACAACCAGACAATAGAAGGCCAACCCTAAAAAGATTCGCATCCCGCAAGCCGACATATTTTTGTAGTTTTGTGGCGTGATCGAAAAAATTGCATGAATATACAATCTCAACCTCATCCGACAAACACCCAGTTCATTCCCGCCCAGAACGGCTTTTTCTTCCCGGCCGAGTGGCATCCCCACGTAGCCACCTGGCTAAGCTGGCCGCATACCGAAGCCTCGTGGTCCAGCGAACGGCAGGAAAAAATGTTTCCGGCCTACATCGACTTCATCCGGACCATCAGCGAAAGCGAGCAGGTCTGCATTAACGCCCACAACGAAATCGTTATCCAGACGGCCAAAATGCGCCTGCTGATGGCTGGGGTGAACCTGGACAAGGTGACCCTGCTCCCCCACGCGACCAACGATTCGTGGTGCCGCGACCACGGCCCGGCGTTCCTGATCAATCCGGCCTCGAAAGAACGCATGATCGTCAATTGGGAATACAACGCCTGGGGTGGCAAGTATCCACCGTATGACCGGGACGGCCTGATCCCGGTCGAAATTGCGCACTACCGGAAACTCCCATACGTCAACCCCGGCATCGTCATGGAAGGGGGCGCGGTAGAATTCAACGGCAAGGGAACCGTGCTCACCAGCCGGGCCTGTCTGCTGAACCAGAACCGCAACTCGCACCTGACGCAGGCCCAGATCGAGCAGTTTCTCTGCGACTACTACGGCGTTCAGCAGGTGCTGTGGGTGGAAGAAGGCATTGTGGGCGACGACACCGACGGACACATCGACGATACCGTACGGTTTGTCAATGAAGATACCGTGG
This Larkinella insperata DNA region includes the following protein-coding sequences:
- a CDS encoding leucine-rich repeat domain-containing protein; the encoded protein is MRIFLGLAFYCLVVRVSAQDRLLSDSELDVLVTWNPVYKPKTAPEEDFYQKYPSPTSYKNLAELVGKADRQPIQSLQVNLDVLKAGNVERLAELKDVRVLSLEVDSLTSTEALWRAVSQLKRLQRLSIAQVNSGKVGRVPAISLPASLQQLAEVERLEVTLWEIDRQQTFAALAGMPKLRKLIFSGYGDLGAIPSELGNVRQLTSLTIHTGRSSVSLPASLGDLTKLRELTLNYLPLNPDQNWTFLGKLTELEILKLAGTNLQTVPDLGQLKKLKEVDLQMNRQLTFGKETLNGLSALEKLNLAECQLRELPSAMTEWKSLKELILNNNPLGELPVQLGSLKQLNVLQATGCQLRKVPGSLGELTQLKSLMLAGNQLDTLGFDFDKLGGITLLTIYSNQLRYLPPSIGRLTALVELDLSNNKLVQLPETIGDLTNLTNLSLQLNPLTALPARLGKLEKLRRLDVAENQLQRLPAEIGQLRKLQQLALSSNKLTQLPESMSGLDSLQWVDLSSNQLEEVPGVLFRMTGLRELNLNNNKLSSIPAALGQLSKLTYLALNSNRIAVLPRELGKLTKLQTLLVGQNPLELLPESIGQCRELTFLHAGNTKLKVLPSGLGQLTKLQNLELFGNELTILPASLGNLTKLQSLYLGRTRLLALPESIGRLTQLHTLQIGDFENASETEYAGLQQLPDSIVYCQNLKNLFLANQTGLDGDDTFAKVRQLKKLFHLTLFHCNLERLPAIDWKSFPVHNLNLGQNRLTELPVDLLESPNLRRIELNDNLLPKPLNTNFHFKEHLRLAMAEAGLIPMEKIAKPNQGVASTYVQNAFRMAGQRNWTEAFANFDKAIEYAPDTMQIVLFAQRADMHAFRQNFPEAVADYNRSIQLNNKLTGGVPSQDPLQKLQFDQPFQLALRGRANAKAKLGQIDAALVDITVAVQRFTAVKGDPQLGGSLLTEQGRYLMLKNKVAEAKTSYRKAIEEYGKASHAHVAVKLTVVELNLMVGQPDQARIELQRIEKRELGQGFATLEKYLESSIQVLKREKPNVEILTEMSNFVSSHAAPIYGWSFELYENWLTHSGLPPEQQTALQQLTQLTKGRLPKLE
- a CDS encoding agmatine deiminase family protein codes for the protein MNIQSQPHPTNTQFIPAQNGFFFPAEWHPHVATWLSWPHTEASWSSERQEKMFPAYIDFIRTISESEQVCINAHNEIVIQTAKMRLLMAGVNLDKVTLLPHATNDSWCRDHGPAFLINPASKERMIVNWEYNAWGGKYPPYDRDGLIPVEIAHYRKLPYVNPGIVMEGGAVEFNGKGTVLTSRACLLNQNRNSHLTQAQIEQFLCDYYGVQQVLWVEEGIVGDDTDGHIDDTVRFVNEDTVVVATEPNPNDDNYPFLQEIRRELNEMRLVSGKQLNIVELPMPDPVISDGQRLPASYANFYISNGAVIVPTFRCAKDQTAIDILESCFPDRKVVGIDATDIVWGLGTFHCLSQQEPAIEA